In Alphaproteobacteria bacterium, one genomic interval encodes:
- a CDS encoding cupin — protein MPHNIETHPLHLGLGATAVVQPEFTGGMAWYEGYGTRHGGDGAEGRLVAQHTFSQSWDMWEMHPVGSEVVLCIAGSITLHQEAADGSVTQVTLGPGEYAINDPGVWHTADVDGAATALFITAGEGTQHRAR, from the coding sequence ATGCCGCATAACATCGAGACCCATCCGCTTCACCTCGGCCTCGGCGCGACCGCCGTGGTGCAGCCCGAATTCACCGGGGGGATGGCCTGGTACGAAGGCTACGGCACGCGCCACGGCGGCGACGGGGCCGAGGGGCGGTTGGTCGCGCAGCACACGTTTTCCCAATCGTGGGACATGTGGGAAATGCATCCGGTAGGCAGCGAAGTGGTGTTGTGCATCGCGGGGTCGATCACCCTGCACCAGGAAGCCGCCGACGGATCGGTGACTCAGGTCACGCTCGGTCCGGGAGAATATGCAATCAACGATCCGGGGGTGTGGCACACCGCCGATGTGGACGGCGCGGCGACGGCGCTGTTCATCACGGCGGGCGAAGGGACGCAGCACCGGGCGCGGTAG
- a CDS encoding acyl-CoA dehydrogenase family protein: MNVAKDSGTTTPTADDLVSRAEALIPVLRERASETEALRRVPEATMALLHEQGLLKYYQPKRYGGYELDWGTHFRIGRAIAHGCPSTAWIAAVVGAHTCYVGRFPEEAQDEVWADGPDVLISTGSVQKTGTVTKVAGGYKLSGAWGFASGVDHAQWGMVAGRKEGDKEASQYLFPRSDFSIDDVWHVAGMKGTGTKDIVLNDAFVPEHRALPLSRFTGAMPPGSAANAHYIYQTEFRPFSGSSLLGPILGTAEAAFADYTGITRERIGAIFGNKVADNAAVQMRVSESAAELAAAAALAESMYVMLNARGKALDPFTEEERAVAMRNRAYIMKLCRQSCERLVTMMGAQGLFDSNPVQRAFRDLHAMATQFGVNWDLNMPPYGRLALGLPSGAR, translated from the coding sequence GTGAACGTTGCCAAAGATTCGGGCACAACGACGCCCACCGCCGATGATCTTGTCAGCCGCGCTGAAGCGCTGATCCCGGTATTGCGCGAACGCGCGTCGGAAACCGAAGCCCTGCGCCGGGTGCCCGAGGCGACGATGGCGCTGCTCCACGAACAGGGGCTCCTGAAGTATTACCAGCCCAAACGTTACGGCGGGTATGAGCTCGACTGGGGCACCCACTTCCGGATCGGCCGCGCCATCGCCCACGGCTGTCCCTCGACTGCCTGGATCGCCGCCGTGGTCGGCGCCCACACGTGCTACGTCGGGCGCTTCCCTGAGGAAGCCCAGGACGAGGTCTGGGCTGACGGGCCCGACGTCTTGATCTCGACCGGCTCGGTGCAAAAGACCGGCACGGTGACCAAGGTTGCGGGCGGCTACAAACTTTCTGGTGCGTGGGGCTTTGCCTCGGGCGTCGATCACGCCCAATGGGGCATGGTCGCGGGCCGTAAGGAGGGCGACAAGGAAGCCAGCCAATACCTTTTCCCGCGCAGCGATTTCTCGATCGACGATGTGTGGCACGTCGCCGGCATGAAGGGCACTGGCACCAAGGACATCGTCCTCAACGACGCCTTCGTGCCCGAACACCGGGCGTTGCCGCTGTCGCGGTTTACCGGGGCAATGCCGCCCGGCAGCGCGGCCAACGCGCACTACATCTACCAGACCGAATTCCGTCCCTTCTCGGGCTCCAGCCTTTTGGGGCCGATCCTTGGCACCGCCGAGGCCGCTTTTGCCGACTACACCGGTATTACCCGCGAACGAATCGGCGCGATCTTCGGCAACAAGGTCGCCGACAATGCCGCGGTGCAAATGCGGGTGTCCGAATCCGCAGCTGAACTCGCCGCCGCCGCGGCGCTGGCCGAGAGCATGTACGTCATGCTCAACGCGCGCGGCAAAGCCCTCGACCCCTTCACCGAAGAAGAACGCGCCGTCGCCATGCGCAACCGCGCCTACATCATGAAGCTGTGCCGCCAGTCATGCGAACGCCTGGTCACCATGATGGGCGCGCAGGGCCTGTTCGATTCGAACCCGGTCCAACGCGCCTTCCGCGACCTGCATGCGATGGCAACCCAGTTCGGCGTCAACTGGGATCTCAACATGCCCCCCTATGGCCGCCTCGCCCTAGGCCTCCCCTCCGGCGCCCGTTAA